The following proteins are encoded in a genomic region of Streptomyces sp. SLBN-31:
- a CDS encoding serine/threonine-protein kinase — MHSVERIGRYRLERRLGAGAFGTVWLAHDDELRAPVAVKVLADNWSHRLDVRERFLAEARMLRQAGSDRVVQVHDIGELPDGRPYFVMEYADGGTLADLVAAGVPPVPEALRLTASAARGAAALHEAGIVHRDIKPSNVLLCASPGGGSRVLLADLGLAKSLAQASGLTQAAGSAGYRPPEQATAGSGIDARADVYSLGALGYHLVTGAVPGEPGRIARPDRLRPGLDPAVRRALLRALEPDRERRWPSARAFAEELERLAAPGHRPRPRRRVLALAGALAVCATATAVAVPLAVSDRSPTPPADVRATDATGRVAAEVPRAWGRQLRGSGWDPRVLGLPAGHQPGFVVADDLTRWQDLTAEVNGVFVGRTGDGDLTAAVDALTHPGCHYDGAHGYSGTVWHGRVRVWSGCLGSGGSVTEAALAPAHGTGRPGVYVQIRERGGATATDHVLTSVHLGN; from the coding sequence ATGCACTCCGTCGAGCGGATCGGGCGCTACCGGCTCGAACGGCGCCTTGGCGCGGGCGCGTTCGGCACCGTCTGGCTGGCGCACGACGACGAGCTGCGGGCGCCGGTGGCGGTCAAGGTCCTCGCCGACAACTGGTCCCACCGTCTGGATGTCCGCGAGCGCTTCCTGGCGGAGGCGCGGATGCTTCGGCAGGCCGGCTCCGATCGGGTCGTGCAGGTCCACGACATCGGTGAACTGCCGGACGGAAGGCCGTACTTCGTCATGGAGTACGCCGACGGCGGCACCCTCGCCGACCTGGTCGCCGCCGGTGTGCCGCCGGTGCCCGAAGCGCTGCGGCTGACGGCGTCGGCCGCCCGGGGCGCGGCCGCACTGCACGAGGCGGGGATCGTGCACCGGGACATCAAGCCGAGCAACGTACTGCTGTGCGCCTCCCCCGGCGGCGGCTCGCGGGTGCTGCTGGCCGACCTGGGGCTGGCCAAGAGCCTGGCACAGGCGTCCGGCCTCACCCAGGCCGCCGGGTCGGCGGGCTACCGGCCGCCGGAGCAGGCCACCGCGGGCAGCGGCATCGACGCGCGCGCCGACGTGTACAGCCTGGGGGCGCTCGGATACCACCTGGTCACCGGCGCGGTCCCGGGCGAGCCCGGCAGGATCGCGCGGCCCGACCGGCTGCGTCCGGGGCTGGACCCGGCGGTGCGGCGGGCGCTGCTGCGGGCGCTGGAGCCGGACAGGGAACGGCGCTGGCCCAGCGCGCGGGCCTTCGCCGAGGAGCTGGAGCGCCTCGCCGCCCCCGGACACCGGCCCCGCCCGCGCCGAAGGGTCCTGGCGCTGGCCGGCGCCCTGGCGGTGTGCGCCACCGCCACCGCGGTCGCCGTACCACTGGCGGTGTCGGACCGCTCCCCCACCCCGCCCGCCGACGTGCGCGCGACGGACGCGACGGGCCGGGTCGCGGCCGAGGTGCCCCGTGCCTGGGGACGGCAGCTGCGCGGTTCGGGATGGGATCCGCGCGTGCTGGGCCTGCCCGCCGGACACCAGCCGGGGTTCGTCGTCGCGGACGACCTGACGAGGTGGCAGGACCTGACGGCGGAAGTGAACGGCGTGTTCGTCGGCCGGACCGGCGACGGGGATCTCACGGCGGCGGTGGACGCCCTCACCCACCCCGGCTGCCACTACGACGGCGCCCACGGGTACTCGGGCACCGTGTGGCACGGCAGGGTCCGCGTGTGGAGCGGCTGCCTGGGCTCGGGCGGGTCCGTCACCGAGGCCGCGCTCGCCCCCGCCCACGGCACCGGGCGGCCGGGCGTGTACGTGCAGATCCGCGAGCGGGGCGGGGCGACGGCAACCGATCATGTCCTGACTTCGGTACACCTCGGAAACTGA
- a CDS encoding RNA polymerase sigma factor — protein sequence MDRSRAEHLVAPVEDLARHAAAGDRAALEELLQAVRPEVLRRCGRFLPCREDAEEAAQDVLLQLARKIGTFEGRSRFGTWLHTVVANCCRQKYRELKRRSAEVPAPAEEVPRADPRTTSVIAGSRVDLLEALERLEREHPQLVEPLVYRDICQLEYAEAAERAGIPLGTFKSRLHEARRQVRPWLADTS from the coding sequence GTGGACCGATCCCGAGCAGAACACCTGGTCGCGCCAGTCGAGGACCTCGCCCGGCACGCGGCGGCCGGGGACCGCGCGGCGCTGGAGGAACTGCTGCAGGCGGTCCGGCCCGAGGTCCTGCGGCGCTGCGGCCGGTTCCTGCCCTGCCGGGAGGATGCCGAGGAGGCGGCCCAGGACGTCCTGCTGCAACTCGCCAGGAAGATCGGCACGTTCGAGGGGCGCAGCCGCTTCGGCACCTGGCTGCACACCGTCGTGGCCAACTGCTGCCGGCAGAAGTACCGGGAACTCAAACGGCGGTCCGCCGAGGTGCCCGCCCCGGCGGAGGAGGTGCCGCGGGCCGACCCGCGCACCACCAGCGTCATCGCCGGCTCCCGCGTCGACCTGCTGGAGGCGCTGGAGCGGCTGGAGCGCGAACACCCGCAGCTCGTGGAGCCGTTGGTCTACCGGGACATCTGCCAGCTGGAGTACGCAGAGGCCGCCGAGCGTGCCGGGATTCCGCTGGGTACGTTCAAGTCGCGGCTGCACGAGGCGCGCCGGCAGGTCAGGCCCTGGCTGGCGGACACGTCCTGA
- a CDS encoding SpoIIE family protein phosphatase, which produces MGPEYPFDDAATARAVVDDSGTLVEWNAGAELLLGWPAGDVVGRPAHGLLADTEVPTPLGPRWDGTVTLRHRDGHEVSTWLLAHHWPARVGGPGRWLVVSPLDGGGPPPADDPLATAALTQSPCAVAVYDDRLRLRRVNDAMADVIGLPEHLMQGLRLPEIGGRPESEELERHMLRVLTSGRALDVQTWMRTGGEDSAHAWLARMAPVRDAAGQVRGVCLAAHDFTDNYLARERLQLVNEASVRIGSTLDVARTAQELADVFVPALADLVSIDLLDPTEHGELAPRLSAPIGLRRAAHGSVNPGTPEAVLKPGQIEHYPAGSPQADSLTAGRTIVASVAQGDIDQWLSWHKARADRVREYGIHSTMSVPIQARGLTLGVAVLTRFRRPDPFTADDVLLAEEITARAGVCIDNARRFSRERETALALQRSLLPRSLPRTAAVDAASRYLPAARAGVGGDWFDVIPLSGMRVAMVVGDVVGHGIQASATMGRLRTAVRTLADIDLAPDELLTHLDDLVVRLSDEAGGDGSPGEVGATCLYAVYDPVSRRCTLARAGHPPPVVVPPGGAPDQVELPAGPPLGLGGLPFESAELDLREGSVLSFYTDGLIETRERDVDAAHRLLCDALATYSDSLDETCDRILHALLPPGGAQDDVALLLARTRGLPASQVATWHIPADPALVAPIRKQVVEQLDNWSLQEAAFTAELVVSELVTNAIRYGAHPIRLRLIHDAATLICEVSDTSHTAPHLRRAKTWDEGGRGLLLVAQLTQRWGSRHTAEGKTIWAEIGLLDAE; this is translated from the coding sequence ATGGGCCCGGAGTATCCGTTCGACGATGCCGCGACGGCTCGGGCCGTCGTCGACGACTCCGGCACGCTCGTCGAGTGGAACGCGGGCGCCGAGCTCCTGCTGGGCTGGCCGGCCGGCGACGTCGTGGGGCGCCCCGCCCATGGTCTGCTGGCCGATACGGAGGTCCCCACGCCCCTGGGCCCCCGCTGGGACGGCACGGTCACGCTGCGCCACCGCGACGGCCACGAGGTCTCCACCTGGCTGCTCGCGCATCACTGGCCCGCGCGGGTCGGCGGCCCCGGCCGCTGGCTGGTGGTGAGCCCCCTGGACGGCGGCGGTCCGCCCCCCGCGGACGACCCGCTGGCCACGGCGGCGCTCACCCAGTCGCCCTGCGCCGTCGCCGTCTACGACGACCGGCTGCGGCTGCGCCGGGTCAACGACGCCATGGCCGACGTGATCGGGCTGCCCGAGCACCTCATGCAGGGACTGCGCCTGCCCGAGATCGGCGGCAGGCCCGAGAGCGAGGAACTGGAGCGGCACATGCTCCGGGTGCTCACCAGCGGGCGGGCGCTGGACGTCCAGACGTGGATGCGCACCGGCGGTGAGGACAGCGCACACGCCTGGCTCGCCCGGATGGCCCCGGTCAGGGACGCGGCGGGGCAGGTGCGCGGCGTGTGCCTGGCCGCCCACGACTTCACCGACAACTACCTCGCCCGGGAGCGGCTGCAACTGGTCAACGAGGCGAGCGTGCGCATCGGCTCCACCCTCGACGTCGCCCGTACGGCGCAGGAGCTGGCCGACGTCTTCGTCCCGGCCCTGGCCGACCTGGTCAGCATCGACCTGCTGGACCCGACGGAGCACGGCGAGCTCGCGCCGCGGCTGAGCGCCCCGATCGGCCTGCGCCGCGCCGCGCACGGCTCGGTGAACCCCGGCACCCCGGAAGCCGTCCTCAAGCCCGGGCAGATCGAGCACTACCCCGCCGGTTCGCCCCAGGCCGACTCGCTGACGGCGGGCCGCACGATCGTCGCCTCGGTCGCCCAGGGAGACATCGACCAGTGGCTGAGCTGGCACAAGGCGCGCGCCGACCGGGTCAGGGAGTACGGCATCCACTCCACGATGTCGGTGCCCATCCAGGCCCGCGGGCTGACCCTCGGGGTCGCGGTCCTGACCCGGTTCCGGCGGCCGGACCCGTTCACGGCGGACGACGTGCTGCTGGCGGAGGAGATCACCGCGCGGGCCGGCGTGTGCATCGACAACGCCCGCCGCTTCTCCCGGGAGCGGGAGACCGCCCTCGCCCTGCAGCGCAGTCTGCTGCCCCGCTCGCTGCCGCGCACGGCCGCCGTGGACGCCGCCTCGCGCTACCTCCCGGCGGCGCGCGCCGGGGTGGGCGGCGACTGGTTCGACGTGATCCCGCTGTCCGGGATGCGGGTGGCCATGGTCGTCGGGGACGTCGTCGGCCACGGCATCCAGGCCTCGGCGACCATGGGCCGCCTGCGCACCGCCGTGCGCACCCTCGCCGACATCGACCTCGCCCCGGACGAGCTCCTGACCCACCTGGACGACCTGGTGGTACGGCTGTCCGACGAGGCGGGTGGCGACGGCAGTCCCGGCGAGGTCGGCGCCACCTGCCTGTACGCGGTCTACGACCCGGTGTCGCGGCGCTGCACGCTCGCCCGCGCCGGCCATCCGCCGCCGGTGGTGGTCCCGCCGGGAGGCGCGCCCGATCAGGTGGAGCTGCCGGCCGGGCCGCCGCTGGGTCTGGGCGGGCTGCCGTTCGAGAGCGCCGAGCTGGACCTGCGCGAGGGCAGCGTGCTGTCGTTCTACACGGACGGCCTGATCGAGACCCGCGAGCGGGACGTGGACGCCGCCCACCGGCTGCTGTGCGACGCCCTGGCCACGTACTCCGACTCGCTGGACGAGACCTGCGACCGGATCCTGCACGCCCTGCTGCCGCCGGGCGGCGCCCAGGACGACGTGGCGCTGCTGCTGGCCCGCACCCGCGGTCTGCCCGCCTCCCAGGTGGCGACCTGGCACATCCCCGCCGACCCGGCGCTGGTCGCCCCGATCCGCAAGCAGGTCGTCGAGCAGCTCGACAACTGGAGCCTGCAGGAGGCCGCGTTCACCGCCGAGCTGGTGGTGAGCGAGCTGGTCACCAACGCGATCCGGTACGGCGCCCACCCCATCCGGCTGCGGCTTATCCACGACGCGGCCACGCTGATCTGCGAGGTGTCCGACACCAGCCACACGGCCCCGCACCTGCGGCGCGCCAAGACGTGGGACGAGGGCGGCCGCGGACTGCTGCTGGTCGCGCAGCTCACCCAGCGCTGGGGCAGCCGGCACACGGCGGAGGGCAAGACGATCTGGGCGGAGATCGGACTGCTCGACGCGGAGTGA
- a CDS encoding glycoside hydrolase family 2 TIM barrel-domain containing protein, whose translation MTVTRRSVLLASTAAPAAGVLLATPAARAAEAAGSASGRLTVALRDGWRFALVDPGGITDPTGAYAGAPDPGYDDSAWREVAVPHDWSIEQTPTTEHGTTSGTGFFPGGLGWYRLAFTLPAALAGKRISVEFDGVYMDSYVYCNGTQVGRHPYGYTGFALDLTDVVHTDGTTTNVIAVKVQNQLPSSRWYSGSGIYREARLVITEPVHVERWGTYVTTPDITTERAVVRVRTAVVNESGAASRVEIRSAVKDPRGRTVARAATTVTVTDRAAETHELTVPKPLLWDFATPEHRYTLATELRVGGRPVDTRDTTFGIRDFRFDPDEGFSLNGTPAKVKGVDLHHDQGALGAAVSIDAVRRQMTIMKSMGVNAFRTSHNPPSPQMIQVCEELGIVMMVEAFDCWRTGKTKYDYGRFFDEWCEKDATEMVLAARNSPAVVLWSIGNEIPDSTSTAGLAMADRIIGAVKAADDTRPLVIGSDKYRNPPAKGSAADLMLAKLDGLGLNYNTARSVDALHAAYPHLFLFESESSSETSTRSTYQEPEHLNTGENHTPGRRATSSYDNNLASWTMSGEYGHKKDRDRKWFAGQFLWSGIDYIGEPTPYNVFPVKASFFGAVDTAGFPKDMYHLFRSQWTAEPMVHLLPMSWNHEQGDTVEVWAYSNVETVELFLNGKSLGTRSFDTKKTVDGRTYLETTEATGDDKTFTGGPYPGSYTSPNGSAGKLHLIWKVPFAPGELKAVARRSGKTVATDVLRTAGRAHAVRLIPDRESVAADGRSLLFVTAEIVDARGVVVPDAEDLITFDVDGGSLAGLDNGREESAERYQATTRTAFHGKALAIVRSGTEAGRLKVTARAQGLRAGTAAVRTTPARSAATTPPPKFAPEQPPAPNHPLADASYSGRPDTLPAAMLDGDAATGWSNAFAKSATALLPAFGGARPKDWVSVDFGRRRTMSRVEVSFTVDATHGLPASVEAAVWDGDAFVPVTGASVDWAGTSDAPSVIAFDAVTGSRLRLTLTSRHPGEAAGAVRISKLEVPAG comes from the coding sequence ATGACGGTCACTCGCAGATCGGTTTTGCTCGCCTCCACCGCCGCGCCGGCGGCCGGAGTGCTCCTCGCCACCCCGGCGGCCCGGGCCGCCGAGGCCGCCGGGAGCGCTTCCGGCCGGCTGACGGTGGCCCTGCGTGACGGCTGGCGCTTCGCGCTGGTCGACCCGGGCGGCATCACCGATCCGACCGGTGCCTACGCGGGCGCCCCCGACCCCGGTTACGACGACTCGGCGTGGCGCGAGGTCGCCGTCCCGCACGACTGGAGCATCGAGCAGACCCCCACCACCGAGCACGGCACCACCAGCGGCACCGGCTTCTTCCCCGGCGGCCTCGGCTGGTACCGCCTGGCCTTCACCCTCCCGGCCGCGCTCGCCGGCAAGCGGATCTCGGTGGAGTTCGACGGTGTCTACATGGACTCCTACGTGTACTGCAACGGCACCCAGGTCGGCCGCCATCCCTACGGCTACACCGGCTTCGCCCTCGACCTCACCGACGTCGTGCACACCGACGGCACGACCACGAACGTGATCGCCGTCAAGGTCCAGAACCAGCTCCCCAGCAGCCGTTGGTACTCGGGCAGCGGCATCTACCGCGAGGCCCGCCTGGTGATCACCGAGCCGGTGCACGTGGAGCGCTGGGGCACGTACGTCACCACGCCCGACATCACGACCGAGCGGGCCGTCGTCAGGGTGCGCACCGCGGTGGTGAACGAGTCGGGCGCCGCGAGCCGGGTCGAGATCAGGTCGGCGGTGAAGGACCCGCGCGGCCGCACGGTGGCCCGTGCGGCGACCACCGTCACGGTCACCGACAGAGCGGCCGAGACCCATGAACTGACCGTGCCGAAGCCCCTGTTGTGGGACTTCGCGACCCCGGAGCACCGCTACACCCTGGCGACCGAGCTGCGCGTCGGCGGCAGACCCGTCGACACCCGCGACACCACCTTCGGCATCCGCGACTTCCGTTTCGACCCCGACGAGGGCTTCTCCCTCAACGGCACCCCCGCCAAGGTCAAGGGCGTCGACCTCCACCACGACCAGGGCGCCCTCGGCGCCGCCGTCAGCATCGACGCGGTCCGCCGGCAGATGACCATCATGAAGTCGATGGGCGTCAACGCCTTCCGCACCTCCCACAACCCGCCCTCGCCGCAGATGATCCAGGTCTGCGAGGAACTGGGCATCGTGATGATGGTCGAGGCCTTCGACTGCTGGAGGACCGGCAAGACCAAGTACGACTACGGGCGGTTCTTCGACGAGTGGTGCGAGAAGGACGCCACCGAGATGGTCCTGGCGGCCCGGAACTCGCCCGCGGTGGTGCTGTGGTCCATCGGCAACGAGATCCCCGACTCCACCTCGACCGCCGGCCTCGCCATGGCCGACCGCATCATCGGCGCCGTCAAGGCAGCCGACGACACCCGGCCGCTGGTCATCGGCTCCGACAAGTACCGCAACCCGCCCGCCAAGGGCTCCGCGGCCGACCTGATGCTGGCCAAGCTCGACGGGCTCGGCCTCAACTACAACACGGCCAGGTCGGTCGACGCGCTGCACGCGGCCTATCCGCACCTGTTCCTCTTCGAGTCCGAGTCGTCGTCGGAGACCTCGACCCGCTCGACGTACCAGGAGCCCGAACACCTCAACACCGGCGAGAACCACACCCCGGGCAGGCGCGCGACCTCCTCCTACGACAACAACCTCGCCTCCTGGACCATGAGCGGCGAGTACGGTCACAAGAAGGACCGGGACCGGAAGTGGTTCGCCGGGCAGTTCCTGTGGTCCGGCATCGACTACATCGGGGAGCCGACCCCGTACAACGTCTTCCCGGTGAAGGCCTCCTTCTTCGGCGCGGTGGACACGGCCGGCTTCCCGAAGGACATGTACCACCTCTTCCGCAGCCAGTGGACGGCCGAGCCGATGGTGCACCTGCTGCCCATGAGCTGGAACCACGAGCAGGGCGACACGGTCGAGGTGTGGGCCTACTCCAACGTCGAGACGGTCGAGCTGTTCCTCAACGGCAAGTCGCTCGGCACCCGTTCGTTCGACACCAAGAAGACGGTCGACGGCCGGACCTATCTGGAGACCACCGAGGCGACCGGCGACGACAAGACCTTCACCGGCGGCCCCTACCCCGGCAGTTACACCAGCCCGAACGGCAGCGCGGGCAAGCTCCACCTGATCTGGAAAGTGCCGTTCGCACCGGGCGAGTTGAAGGCGGTGGCCCGGCGGAGCGGCAAGACGGTCGCGACCGACGTGCTGCGGACGGCGGGCAGGGCGCACGCCGTACGGCTCATCCCCGACCGCGAGTCCGTCGCCGCGGACGGGCGGTCGCTGCTGTTCGTGACGGCCGAGATCGTCGACGCGCGCGGGGTGGTGGTGCCCGACGCCGAGGACCTGATCACCTTCGACGTGGACGGTGGCTCCCTCGCCGGACTCGACAACGGCCGCGAGGAGAGCGCCGAGCGCTACCAGGCCACCACCCGGACCGCCTTCCACGGCAAGGCGCTCGCCATCGTGCGCTCCGGCACCGAGGCCGGCCGGTTGAAGGTGACCGCGCGGGCCCAGGGCCTGCGGGCCGGTACGGCGGCCGTGCGTACCACCCCGGCCCGCTCGGCCGCGACGACGCCTCCGCCCAAGTTCGCCCCCGAGCAGCCACCTGCCCCGAACCACCCTCTGGCGGACGCCAGTTACTCCGGACGCCCGGACACCCTGCCCGCCGCGATGCTCGACGGCGACGCGGCCACCGGCTGGTCCAACGCCTTCGCCAAGTCGGCCACCGCCCTGCTGCCCGCGTTCGGCGGAGCCCGGCCGAAGGACTGGGTGTCGGTGGACTTCGGCAGGCGCCGGACCATGAGCCGGGTCGAGGTCTCCTTCACCGTGGACGCGACGCACGGCCTGCCGGCGTCCGTCGAGGCGGCCGTGTGGGACGGCGACGCGTTCGTGCCGGTCACGGGGGCATCCGTCGACTGGGCCGGCACCTCGGACGCGCCCAGCGTCATCGCCTTCGACGCGGTGACCGGCTCCCGGCTGCGGCTCACCCTGACCAGCCGACACCCCGGTGAGGCCGCCGGCGCGGTGCGGATCAGCAAGCTGGAGGTGCCCGCCGGCTGA
- a CDS encoding glycoside hydrolase family 9 protein has protein sequence MKRRRTVLLALTALLGAALTGLPAGPAVADEVEQLKNGTFDTTTDPWWTTTNVTAGLSGGQLCADVPGGTTNRWDAAVGQNDVTLVKGESYKFSFKASGSPAGHVVRAIVGLQVSPYDTYFEVSPQLSVSGDTYAYTFTSPVDTTQAQVALQAGGSADAWRLCMDDVSLLGGVPPEVYHPDTGPRVRVNQVAYLPSGPKNATLVTDATAKLPWQLKNAGGATVAHGWTVPRGTDVSSGQNVHSIDFGGYRKAGKGYTLVADGETSRPFDIGGSAYERLRLDSVKYYYTQRSGIAIRDDLRPGYARPAGHLDVAPNRGDSKVPCQPGVCDYTLDVTGGWYDAGDHGKYVVNGGIATWELLSTYERERLALTGESARLGDGTLAIPESGNKVPDILDEARWELDFLLKMQVPDGQPLAGMAHHKIHDAQWTGLPLLPSDDPQKRELHPPSTQATLNLAATAAQAARLYRPYDRAFATKALTAARKAWSAALAHPAMYASASDATGGGAYDDTNATDEFYWAAAELYLTTGEKQFADYVLNSPENTADIFGPNGFDWGRTAAAGRLDLAMVPSKLPGRDKIRRSVVKGADRYLATLAAQPYGMPYAPDKNLYDWGSSHQVLNNGVVLATAYDITGASKYRDGAVETMDYILGRNALNLSYVTGYGEVNSHNQHSRWYAHELDPNLPNPPSGTLAGGANSSIQDPYAQSKLQGCVGQFCYIDDIQSWSTNETAINWNAALARMSSFVADQG, from the coding sequence GTGAAACGACGCAGAACCGTCCTGCTGGCCCTGACCGCCCTGCTGGGCGCGGCGCTGACCGGCCTGCCCGCCGGCCCGGCCGTCGCCGACGAGGTCGAGCAGCTCAAGAACGGCACCTTCGACACCACCACCGATCCCTGGTGGACGACGACCAACGTCACCGCGGGACTGTCCGGCGGGCAGCTGTGCGCGGATGTGCCCGGCGGCACCACCAACCGCTGGGACGCGGCCGTCGGCCAGAACGACGTCACCCTCGTGAAGGGGGAGTCGTACAAGTTCAGCTTCAAGGCGTCCGGTTCGCCCGCGGGGCACGTGGTGCGGGCGATCGTGGGCCTGCAGGTGTCGCCCTACGACACCTACTTCGAGGTGAGTCCGCAGCTCAGCGTCTCGGGCGACACCTACGCGTACACCTTCACCTCGCCCGTCGACACCACCCAGGCCCAGGTCGCCCTCCAGGCCGGCGGCAGCGCGGACGCCTGGCGGCTGTGCATGGACGACGTCTCGCTGCTGGGCGGTGTCCCGCCGGAGGTGTACCACCCCGACACCGGCCCACGGGTGCGCGTCAACCAGGTCGCCTATCTGCCCTCCGGCCCCAAGAATGCCACCCTGGTCACCGACGCCACGGCGAAGCTTCCCTGGCAGCTGAAGAACGCGGGCGGCGCGACGGTCGCCCACGGCTGGACCGTGCCGCGCGGCACCGACGTCTCCTCCGGGCAGAACGTCCACTCCATCGACTTCGGCGGCTACCGCAAGGCCGGCAAGGGCTACACGCTGGTCGCGGACGGGGAGACCAGCCGGCCGTTCGACATCGGCGGAAGCGCGTACGAGCGGCTGCGGCTGGACTCCGTGAAGTACTACTACACGCAGCGCAGCGGCATCGCGATCCGTGACGACCTGCGCCCGGGATACGCCCGCCCCGCCGGCCACCTCGACGTGGCACCCAACCGGGGCGACTCGAAGGTCCCCTGCCAGCCCGGCGTGTGCGACTACACCCTCGACGTCACCGGCGGCTGGTACGACGCCGGCGACCACGGCAAGTACGTCGTCAACGGCGGCATCGCCACCTGGGAGCTGCTGAGCACCTACGAGCGTGAACGCCTGGCCCTCACAGGCGAGTCGGCGAGACTGGGCGACGGCACGCTGGCCATCCCGGAGAGCGGCAACAAGGTGCCCGACATCCTCGACGAGGCCCGCTGGGAGCTGGACTTCCTGCTGAAGATGCAGGTCCCGGACGGACAGCCGCTGGCCGGCATGGCCCACCACAAGATCCATGACGCGCAGTGGACGGGCCTGCCCCTGCTGCCCAGCGACGACCCGCAGAAGCGCGAACTGCACCCGCCGTCCACCCAGGCCACCCTGAACCTGGCCGCCACCGCGGCGCAGGCCGCTCGCCTGTACCGGCCCTACGACCGCGCCTTCGCCACGAAGGCCCTGACCGCCGCACGCAAGGCCTGGTCCGCCGCGCTCGCCCACCCCGCCATGTACGCCTCGGCGAGCGACGCCACCGGAGGCGGCGCGTACGACGACACCAACGCCACCGACGAGTTCTACTGGGCGGCCGCGGAGCTGTATCTCACTACCGGGGAGAAGCAGTTCGCCGACTACGTGCTGAACTCGCCCGAGAACACAGCCGACATCTTCGGCCCCAATGGCTTCGACTGGGGCCGGACGGCGGCCGCCGGACGCCTGGACCTGGCGATGGTGCCCAGCAAGCTGCCCGGCCGTGACAAGATCCGCCGGTCCGTGGTGAAGGGCGCCGACCGCTACCTGGCCACGCTCGCCGCCCAGCCGTACGGCATGCCGTATGCCCCCGACAAGAACCTGTACGACTGGGGCTCCAGCCACCAGGTCCTCAACAACGGGGTCGTCCTGGCCACCGCCTACGACATCACCGGCGCCTCCAAGTACCGCGACGGCGCGGTCGAGACCATGGACTACATCCTCGGCCGCAACGCGCTGAACCTCTCGTACGTCACCGGTTACGGCGAGGTCAACTCCCACAACCAGCACAGCCGTTGGTACGCGCACGAACTCGACCCGAACCTCCCGAACCCGCCGAGCGGGACCCTGGCCGGCGGAGCGAACTCCTCCATCCAGGACCCCTACGCGCAGAGCAAACTCCAGGGCTGCGTCGGTCAGTTCTGCTACATCGACGACATCCAGTCCTGGTCGACGAACGAGACGGCCATCAACTGGAACGCGGCCCTGGCCCGGATGTCCTCCTTCGTGGCGGACCAGGGCTGA